One stretch of Vicinamibacterales bacterium DNA includes these proteins:
- a CDS encoding SDR family oxidoreductase gives MNVFMTGASGWIGSAVVPELIAAGHQVRGIARSAGSAAKLTAAGVEVVEANLDNLDVLRAEAERAEAVLHLANKHDWSNPAESNRAERASVQTFLSALEGTGKPFLLAAGTARPIGRPLTELDDNPSSAADSPRGGSEGLAMSCADRGVRAVSLRFAPTVHGTGGDHGFISLIARAAREHGASAYVGDGRNRWTAVNRLDAARLVALALDKAEAGSAAHAVAEEAVTSRSIAEAIGAALGVPVISIPAEKAVEHFGWIGNFFALDMPASAQLTRERFDWEPTHPTLAEDIAAGAYNV, from the coding sequence ATGAATGTCTTCATGACCGGCGCTTCCGGCTGGATCGGGTCAGCCGTCGTGCCCGAGTTGATCGCTGCCGGACACCAGGTCCGTGGCATCGCACGCTCCGCCGGATCGGCTGCCAAGCTCACGGCGGCCGGCGTCGAGGTGGTCGAAGCCAACCTCGACAACCTCGACGTGCTCCGTGCGGAAGCGGAGCGCGCCGAGGCCGTCCTGCACCTGGCCAACAAGCACGACTGGTCCAACCCGGCCGAGTCGAACCGCGCAGAGCGTGCTTCCGTTCAGACGTTCCTGTCTGCGCTGGAGGGGACCGGCAAGCCGTTCCTGCTCGCAGCTGGCACCGCTCGTCCGATCGGGCGTCCGCTCACGGAACTGGACGACAACCCGTCCTCCGCTGCCGACTCGCCCCGCGGCGGATCCGAGGGACTCGCCATGAGTTGCGCCGACCGCGGTGTCCGCGCGGTCTCGCTGCGGTTCGCGCCGACCGTCCACGGCACCGGCGGGGACCACGGGTTCATCTCGCTGATCGCTCGTGCGGCGCGCGAGCACGGCGCGTCCGCCTACGTCGGTGACGGCAGGAATCGCTGGACGGCGGTCAACCGCCTGGACGCCGCACGCCTGGTGGCGCTTGCCCTCGACAAGGCAGAGGCCGGCTCGGCCGCCCACGCCGTTGCGGAGGAGGCGGTTACGTCCCGGTCGATCGCAGAGGCCATCGGCGCAGCGCTCGGGGTGCCGGTCATCTCCATCCCCGCAGAAAAGGCAGTGGAACACTTCGGCTGGATCGGGAACTTCTTCGCCCTCGACATGCCGGCGTCCGCCCAGCTGACCCGCGAGCGTTTCGACTGGGAGCCGACCCACCCGACCCTCGCAGAGGACATCGCCGCGGGCGCGTACAACGTCTGA